In Paenibacillus sonchi, a single genomic region encodes these proteins:
- the purL gene encoding phosphoribosylformylglycinamidine synthase subunit PurL, producing the protein MTQQVSAKEPTAEQIAEQKIYNQFGVSDSEYELITSFMGRKPNYTEIGVFSVMWSEHCAYKNSKPLLGRFPTSGPRVLMGPGEGAGIVDIGDNQAVVFKIESHNHPSAVEPYQGAATGVGGIIRDIFSMGARPVALMNSLRFGKLESDRVKYLFEHVVSGIAGYGNCIGIPTVGGEIMFDNSYDGNPLVNAMCVGLIDHDKIQRGVAKGVGNPVFYVGPPTGRDGIHGATFASVELSEESEAKKTAVQVGDPFMEKLVMESCLELIDSGIVLGIQDMGAAGLTCSSAEMASKAGNGLELYLDQVPQREDGMTPYEMMLSESQERMLFVVEPKDEAQAQEIFDRWGVICRKVGKVTDDGRLKLFHHGEVVGDMPVKALVDECPIYKKPSAVPAYYEKNASVDTLRYAEVKDLGGALHTVLASPTVASKAWVYNQYDYMVRTSTAVRPGSDAAVVTIHGTRKGLAMTTDCNGRYVYLDPEVGGRIAVSEAARNIVCSGAKPLAITDNLNFGSPEKPEIFWQMERAVDGMAEACRVLDTPVIGGNVSLYNENASGAIYPTPVVGMVGLVEDTDHITTQAFKQEGDAILLLGVTKAELGGSEFQYAVHGLTEGRPPELDLATEQKLLDAVLAAIRSGLVRSAHDLSEGGLAAALAESCISGSIGANVEWSAGGLRRDVALFSESQSRIVLTAAPGRAEELRAAVAAYGVPAEIIGTVGGDRLRVSLDGEAVLDEAVAALKTTWEDAIPCLMK; encoded by the coding sequence ATGACACAGCAAGTATCCGCTAAGGAGCCGACAGCCGAGCAAATCGCGGAGCAGAAAATCTACAATCAATTCGGTGTGTCGGACAGCGAATATGAGCTCATCACTTCTTTCATGGGCCGCAAGCCAAATTATACGGAGATCGGCGTGTTCAGTGTAATGTGGTCTGAGCACTGTGCCTATAAGAACTCGAAGCCGCTGCTGGGCCGTTTCCCTACGAGCGGGCCGCGCGTGCTGATGGGACCGGGCGAAGGCGCCGGGATCGTTGACATTGGAGACAACCAGGCCGTTGTGTTCAAAATCGAAAGCCATAACCATCCTTCGGCAGTTGAGCCTTACCAGGGCGCGGCGACCGGGGTGGGCGGGATTATCCGCGATATTTTCTCCATGGGCGCAAGACCGGTGGCGCTGATGAACTCCCTGCGTTTCGGGAAGCTCGAAAGCGACCGGGTCAAATATTTGTTCGAGCATGTCGTATCCGGTATCGCCGGCTATGGCAACTGTATCGGGATTCCGACAGTGGGCGGCGAAATTATGTTTGACAACAGCTATGACGGCAATCCGCTGGTCAATGCCATGTGTGTCGGACTCATTGATCATGACAAAATCCAGCGCGGTGTAGCCAAAGGTGTAGGCAACCCGGTGTTCTACGTAGGTCCTCCTACCGGACGCGACGGGATTCACGGCGCAACCTTTGCCTCCGTCGAGCTGAGCGAGGAATCGGAAGCCAAGAAGACAGCGGTGCAGGTCGGCGATCCGTTTATGGAAAAGCTGGTGATGGAATCCTGCCTGGAGCTGATCGACAGCGGCATTGTGCTGGGCATTCAGGATATGGGCGCAGCCGGACTGACCTGCTCCAGTGCCGAAATGGCGAGCAAGGCGGGCAACGGCCTGGAGCTGTATCTGGACCAGGTGCCGCAGCGTGAAGACGGCATGACGCCTTACGAGATGATGTTGTCTGAGTCGCAGGAGCGGATGCTGTTTGTGGTTGAACCCAAGGATGAAGCACAGGCACAGGAGATTTTTGACCGCTGGGGGGTTATCTGCCGTAAAGTGGGCAAGGTAACCGATGACGGCCGCCTGAAGCTGTTCCATCATGGCGAGGTTGTCGGTGATATGCCGGTAAAGGCTCTGGTGGATGAGTGCCCGATTTATAAAAAGCCATCTGCGGTGCCTGCGTACTATGAAAAGAATGCATCGGTTGATACACTTCGTTATGCAGAAGTAAAGGATCTGGGCGGCGCCTTGCATACCGTATTGGCATCACCGACAGTAGCGAGCAAAGCATGGGTCTACAACCAGTATGATTACATGGTCCGGACAAGCACTGCGGTCCGTCCGGGTTCCGATGCGGCGGTGGTGACGATTCATGGCACCCGCAAGGGCTTGGCTATGACTACAGACTGCAATGGCCGTTATGTCTATCTTGACCCTGAAGTTGGCGGGCGGATTGCAGTCAGCGAAGCGGCGCGCAACATCGTCTGTTCCGGGGCCAAGCCGCTGGCGATTACGGATAACCTGAATTTCGGCAGTCCGGAGAAGCCGGAAATATTCTGGCAGATGGAACGTGCTGTAGATGGCATGGCTGAAGCCTGCCGCGTGCTGGACACGCCGGTTATCGGCGGCAATGTCAGCTTGTACAACGAAAATGCCTCCGGAGCAATCTATCCGACACCGGTTGTCGGCATGGTCGGGCTAGTCGAAGATACCGATCATATTACCACTCAGGCCTTCAAGCAGGAAGGCGATGCTATTCTGCTGCTGGGCGTGACTAAGGCGGAGCTGGGCGGCAGCGAATTCCAGTATGCCGTACACGGCCTGACGGAAGGCCGTCCGCCGGAGCTGGATCTGGCAACCGAGCAGAAGCTGCTGGATGCTGTTCTTGCGGCGATCCGCAGCGGACTGGTCCGCTCGGCGCATGACCTCTCCGAAGGGGGCTTGGCCGCAGCGCTGGCTGAGAGCTGTATCAGCGGCTCTATCGGTGCGAATGTGGAGTGGTCCGCTGGCGGACTGCGCAGAGATGTGGCGTTGTTCAGCGAGAGCCAATCCCGCATTGTGCTGACAGCGGCACCTGGCCGTGCGGAAGAGCTGAGGGCAGCAGTAGCTGCCTATGGCGTGCCGGCTGAAATTATCGGAACGGTCGGCGGCGACAGACTGCGTGTCTCCTTGGACGGCGAAGCCGTGCTGGACGAAGCTGTAGCCGCACTAAAAACCACTTGGGAGGATGCTATTCCATGTCTTATGAAATAA
- the purM gene encoding phosphoribosylformylglycinamidine cyclo-ligase, producing the protein MSEAYKNAGVDIAAGNEAVERMKKHVKRTFRPEVMTELGGFGALFGLNKDKYEEPVLVSGTDGVGTKLKIAFAADRHDTIGIDAVAMCVNDIVVQGAEPLFFLDYLACDKVVPEKIEAIVAGIAEGCHQAGCALIGGETAEMPGMYSAGEYDIAGFTVGVADKAKLVTGADIAPGDTVIGLASSGVHSNGFSLVRKLLLEEDGYGLNDVVPELGAPLVDVLLAPTKIYVKPLLGLLEQLPVKGMAHITGGGFIENIPRVLPEGVNVDINYGSWPVLPIFDLLQKKGGVSNRDMFTTFNMGVGLVLVVAEADGERALEWLKEAGEEAYLIGRVTEGERIVTFTGAEV; encoded by the coding sequence GTGTCGGAAGCTTATAAAAACGCCGGAGTGGATATTGCAGCTGGCAATGAAGCGGTAGAACGCATGAAGAAGCATGTGAAGCGCACATTCCGTCCGGAAGTGATGACAGAGCTCGGCGGGTTCGGTGCACTCTTCGGACTCAATAAAGACAAGTATGAAGAGCCGGTGCTCGTGTCGGGAACCGACGGGGTGGGCACGAAGCTCAAAATCGCTTTCGCGGCCGACCGCCACGACACGATTGGCATCGATGCGGTAGCCATGTGTGTGAATGATATTGTAGTGCAGGGGGCAGAGCCTCTGTTCTTCCTCGATTATCTGGCCTGCGACAAGGTTGTGCCCGAAAAGATCGAAGCGATTGTTGCCGGAATTGCCGAAGGCTGTCATCAGGCAGGCTGCGCGCTGATCGGCGGCGAGACGGCTGAGATGCCGGGCATGTATTCGGCGGGTGAATATGATATCGCCGGATTCACGGTGGGTGTAGCCGACAAGGCCAAGCTGGTGACAGGTGCAGATATCGCGCCTGGAGATACGGTCATTGGCCTGGCGTCCAGCGGTGTGCACAGCAACGGCTTTTCGCTGGTGCGCAAGCTTTTGCTGGAGGAAGACGGCTATGGGCTGAACGATGTAGTGCCGGAGCTGGGCGCTCCGCTGGTAGATGTGCTGCTGGCGCCTACCAAGATTTATGTGAAGCCGCTGCTGGGGCTGCTGGAGCAGCTGCCGGTCAAGGGCATGGCCCATATTACCGGAGGCGGGTTCATCGAGAACATTCCGCGCGTGCTGCCGGAAGGTGTGAACGTGGACATTAACTACGGCTCGTGGCCGGTTTTGCCGATCTTTGATTTGCTGCAGAAAAAAGGCGGCGTCAGCAACCGTGATATGTTCACCACCTTTAATATGGGCGTAGGTCTGGTGCTGGTTGTGGCTGAGGCGGATGGAGAACGCGCACTGGAATGGTTAAAAGAGGCCGGGGAAGAAGCCTACTTGATCGGCAGAGTAACGGAAGGGGAACGCATCGTTACCTTTACGGGAGCTGAAGTGTGA
- the purN gene encoding phosphoribosylglycinamide formyltransferase, with translation MQWSRIAVFASGQGSNFAALAEAERAGQLGGGRIELLVSDRPEAPVAKRAEEAGIPALLLRPKDFASRELYEAEIVAELQRRDIGLIVLAGYMRLITPVLLTPYAGRTVNIHPSLLPAFAGKDAIGQALDYGVKLTGVTVHFVDGGMDTGPVIAQRSVAVEPGDTVESLAERIHQVEYELYPEVVRALAEGKVELDGRKTVIRE, from the coding sequence ATGCAGTGGAGCCGGATCGCTGTCTTTGCCTCCGGGCAGGGCAGCAATTTTGCCGCACTGGCAGAGGCGGAGCGGGCAGGACAGCTTGGCGGAGGGCGTATAGAGCTGCTGGTATCCGACAGACCGGAAGCGCCTGTGGCGAAGCGTGCGGAGGAGGCGGGCATCCCAGCTCTGCTGCTGCGGCCGAAGGACTTCGCAAGCCGCGAGCTCTACGAGGCCGAGATTGTAGCCGAGCTGCAGCGCCGGGATATCGGCCTGATCGTTCTGGCCGGTTACATGCGGCTGATTACCCCGGTGCTGCTGACGCCTTACGCAGGCCGGACCGTAAATATCCACCCCTCGCTTTTACCCGCCTTCGCCGGAAAGGACGCCATTGGCCAAGCGCTGGATTACGGTGTGAAGCTGACGGGAGTAACGGTGCATTTTGTCGATGGCGGCATGGATACCGGACCGGTCATTGCCCAGCGCAGTGTGGCCGTGGAGCCTGGTGACACTGTGGAATCGCTGGCAGAGCGCATTCATCAAGTGGAATATGAGCTGTACCCTGAGGTTGTGCGTGCTTTGGCTGAAGGAAAGGTAGAACTGGATGGCAGAAAAACGGTTATTCGGGAATAG
- the purH gene encoding bifunctional phosphoribosylaminoimidazolecarboxamide formyltransferase/IMP cyclohydrolase yields the protein MSIKRALVSVSDKQGIVDFCRGLSALGVEIISTGGTSTLLAKEGVPVIGISDVTGFPEIMDGRVKTLHPAVHSGLLAVRDNEEHTRQMQELGLDYIDLVVVNLYPFAETIAKPDVSYEEAIENIDIGGPTMLRSAAKNHAFVSVVVDAADYVSVLEEVRAGGDTTLETRKRLAAKVFRHTAAYDALISDYLANVTGEPLPERYTVTYEKIQDLRYGENPHQKAAFYRKPLAAQDSLTAAEQLHGKELSYNNINDANAALQIVKEFEEPAVVAVKHMNPCGVGVGASVYEAYQKAYNADPTSIFGGIVAANRIIDADTANMLKDIFLEIVLAPGFTEEALDILTKKKNIRLLKLGNLSTAAARKSSFVVTSIEGGMVVQESDVHSVNPEELQVVTNRKPTEEELKQLLFGWKVVKHVKSNAIVLVADDMTVGVGAGQMNRVGAAKIAIEQAGEKAKGSVLASDAFFPMGDTLEMAAKAGITAVIQPGGSIKDEESIKVANEYGIAMVFTGVRHFKH from the coding sequence GTGAGTATCAAAAGAGCGCTGGTCAGCGTATCGGACAAACAGGGCATCGTGGATTTTTGCCGCGGGTTGTCTGCATTGGGCGTAGAAATCATCTCCACAGGCGGCACTAGCACCCTTTTGGCAAAAGAAGGCGTTCCGGTCATCGGCATTTCGGATGTGACAGGGTTCCCGGAAATTATGGACGGGCGCGTGAAGACGCTGCATCCGGCTGTACACAGCGGCCTTCTGGCGGTCCGTGACAACGAGGAGCACACACGGCAGATGCAGGAGCTGGGCCTGGACTACATCGATCTGGTTGTGGTGAATCTCTACCCGTTCGCGGAGACGATTGCCAAACCGGATGTGTCGTATGAGGAAGCGATCGAGAACATCGACATCGGCGGACCGACGATGCTGCGTTCGGCGGCGAAGAACCATGCTTTTGTCAGTGTGGTCGTGGATGCAGCCGACTATGTCTCGGTGCTTGAGGAAGTGCGTGCAGGCGGAGATACTACTCTGGAAACCCGCAAACGTCTTGCGGCAAAAGTGTTCCGCCACACGGCGGCTTACGATGCCCTGATTTCCGATTATCTGGCGAATGTGACCGGTGAACCGCTGCCGGAGCGCTATACGGTAACCTACGAGAAAATTCAGGATCTCCGGTATGGGGAGAATCCGCACCAGAAGGCAGCGTTCTACCGCAAACCTCTGGCCGCTCAAGACTCGCTGACCGCTGCCGAGCAGCTGCACGGCAAGGAACTGTCCTACAACAACATCAATGACGCCAACGCGGCGCTGCAGATCGTGAAGGAGTTCGAAGAGCCGGCTGTGGTAGCAGTGAAGCACATGAATCCTTGCGGGGTAGGCGTAGGGGCAAGCGTATATGAAGCGTATCAAAAAGCCTATAATGCCGATCCAACCTCCATCTTTGGCGGAATTGTAGCGGCCAACCGGATTATTGATGCCGATACGGCCAATATGCTGAAGGACATCTTCCTGGAGATCGTGCTGGCACCGGGCTTCACAGAGGAAGCGCTGGACATTCTCACGAAGAAAAAGAATATCCGCCTGCTCAAACTGGGCAATCTCAGCACGGCTGCGGCGCGGAAATCCAGCTTTGTGGTAACTTCCATTGAAGGCGGCATGGTCGTTCAGGAGAGCGATGTGCATTCCGTCAATCCGGAAGAGCTGCAGGTAGTGACGAACCGCAAGCCTACTGAAGAAGAGTTGAAGCAGCTGCTGTTCGGCTGGAAGGTTGTTAAGCATGTGAAGTCTAACGCTATCGTGCTGGTGGCGGATGATATGACAGTCGGCGTAGGCGCAGGCCAGATGAACCGTGTCGGTGCGGCGAAGATCGCCATTGAGCAGGCCGGGGAGAAAGCCAAGGGTTCTGTGCTGGCCTCCGATGCGTTTTTCCCAATGGGCGATACGCTGGAAATGGCAGCAAAAGCAGGCATCACGGCGGTTATTCAGCCGGGTGGCTCCATTAAGGACGAAGAGTCCATCAAAGTTGCTAATGAATATGGTATTGCCATGGTCTTCACCGGCGTTCGCCATTTCAAACACTAG
- the purD gene encoding phosphoribosylamine--glycine ligase, translated as MDILVVGGGGREHAIIWSLSRSPKAGKIYCAPGNAGIAQLAECVPIGVFEFDKLTAFAKEKSIDYVVIGPDDPLAAGIVDAFEAHHIPVFGPRKNAAEIEGSKTFMKDLLHKYSIPTAAYEKFSDYEAALSYLRGQGLPVVIKADGLAAGKGVTVAYSREEAELALRDIMVTKVFGEAGAQVVIEEFLAGQEMSILAFVDGETVRPMVAAQDHKPVFDGDKGPNTGGMGTYSPLPHIDEAIIQEAVETIIKPTARAMVAEGRPFSGVLFAGLMISPDGKPKTIEFNARFGDPETQVVLPRLKSDLLEIFLAVTEGRLAEAEIEWSEEAAVCVVLASEGYPGPYPKGVPIAGLENCSNDLVFHAGTERTEEGTWVTNGGRVLGVVGMGASIAEARSAAYASVAKISFPGMHSRSDIAMKALI; from the coding sequence ATGGATATCTTAGTAGTGGGCGGCGGCGGCCGCGAGCATGCCATCATCTGGAGCCTGTCCCGCAGTCCCAAAGCGGGTAAAATCTACTGCGCACCCGGCAATGCCGGGATTGCGCAGCTGGCCGAATGTGTGCCGATCGGCGTGTTCGAGTTCGATAAGCTGACCGCTTTTGCCAAGGAGAAGAGCATTGACTACGTCGTCATCGGGCCGGATGATCCGCTGGCGGCTGGCATTGTCGATGCATTCGAAGCACATCATATTCCTGTATTCGGCCCCCGCAAGAATGCAGCGGAAATTGAAGGCAGTAAAACCTTTATGAAGGATCTGCTGCATAAATACAGCATCCCTACCGCTGCCTATGAGAAGTTTAGTGACTACGAAGCAGCGCTGTCCTATTTGCGTGGCCAGGGACTGCCGGTTGTCATCAAAGCGGACGGGCTGGCGGCGGGAAAAGGTGTGACCGTGGCTTACTCCCGGGAAGAGGCGGAACTCGCCCTGCGGGATATCATGGTGACCAAGGTGTTTGGGGAAGCCGGGGCACAGGTTGTCATTGAGGAGTTTCTGGCCGGGCAGGAAATGTCGATTCTTGCCTTTGTGGATGGAGAGACTGTGCGTCCGATGGTTGCCGCACAGGACCACAAGCCTGTATTTGACGGTGATAAAGGCCCGAATACAGGCGGCATGGGCACTTACTCACCGCTGCCGCATATTGACGAAGCGATTATTCAGGAAGCGGTGGAGACGATTATCAAGCCGACAGCCCGGGCAATGGTAGCGGAAGGCCGTCCATTCAGCGGTGTGCTGTTCGCCGGCCTGATGATCTCACCGGATGGCAAACCGAAGACCATTGAATTCAACGCACGTTTCGGCGATCCCGAAACACAGGTCGTGCTTCCAAGACTTAAGAGTGATCTGCTGGAGATATTCCTTGCGGTCACGGAAGGAAGACTGGCAGAGGCCGAGATTGAGTGGAGCGAGGAAGCAGCGGTGTGCGTGGTCCTGGCTTCTGAGGGATACCCCGGGCCTTATCCGAAGGGCGTGCCGATTGCTGGTCTTGAGAACTGCTCGAATGATTTGGTTTTTCATGCCGGAACGGAACGGACGGAAGAGGGAACATGGGTAACAAATGGCGGACGCGTGCTGGGAGTCGTTGGCATGGGAGCAAGCATTGCCGAAGCGCGTTCAGCAGCCTACGCCAGCGTGGCGAAGATTTCATTTCCCGGAATGCACAGCCGCAGCGACATCGCCATGAAGGCGCTGATCTGA
- a CDS encoding SEC-C metal-binding domain-containing protein → MSKVGRNDLCPCGSGKKYKKCCLDKESSAVESILRLVTTEEAAAAQEPAAIRPEMEQAVQETSIQPEGKLTLTKLKKMVAREMKWEHPAHEQLALQLIESMRNQYERELIFEALVLWNGYSRQTRPAVKKTGSFCAAIEYLLSEEYGFNVSQAELADKYEVTAATISRKVKEILNYIEDYGMGGEADELAMLNGPGTPKDKAQALLYKAMEASSSKRRIQLAETALEMYPDSSDAYLILAEESDNEQEARAYLKAGIAAGERELGELYFEKNKGDFWGLHETRPYIRICKSYAESCWFGGDAKEAAQILEHILELNTEDNTGARYLLAAVYLYSNQLKRAEQVLEKYGKDDAAAAFAYDRIILEYKKNGITSQLKMLYRVARGVNKHVPDYLLGVKRLPHNLPDFVGMGDSNEAIEYVIMHSRLWASVPDLLKWMLKQ, encoded by the coding sequence TTGAGTAAGGTTGGAAGAAATGACTTGTGCCCATGCGGAAGCGGGAAAAAATATAAGAAATGCTGCCTGGACAAGGAGTCCTCTGCGGTAGAATCCATACTGCGGCTGGTAACAACGGAGGAAGCGGCGGCTGCACAAGAGCCGGCAGCTATCCGGCCGGAAATGGAACAGGCGGTCCAGGAAACCTCGATTCAGCCTGAGGGCAAGCTGACCCTGACCAAGCTGAAAAAGATGGTGGCGCGTGAAATGAAATGGGAGCATCCGGCTCACGAACAGCTGGCCTTGCAGCTTATCGAGAGCATGAGGAACCAATACGAGCGGGAGCTGATTTTTGAAGCTCTGGTGCTATGGAACGGCTATTCCCGCCAGACCAGACCTGCCGTGAAAAAGACAGGCTCGTTCTGTGCCGCAATCGAGTATCTGTTGTCCGAGGAATACGGTTTCAATGTTTCGCAGGCTGAGCTGGCCGACAAATATGAGGTAACGGCGGCGACGATCTCCCGCAAGGTTAAGGAGATACTCAATTACATCGAGGATTACGGCATGGGCGGCGAAGCTGACGAACTGGCAATGCTGAACGGCCCGGGCACACCGAAGGACAAAGCGCAGGCTCTGCTGTATAAGGCGATGGAAGCCAGTTCTTCCAAACGGAGAATACAGCTGGCGGAAACGGCGCTGGAGATGTATCCTGACAGCTCTGATGCGTATCTCATTCTGGCTGAGGAATCGGACAATGAGCAGGAGGCACGGGCTTATCTCAAGGCCGGAATCGCTGCAGGCGAACGCGAGCTGGGCGAGCTGTATTTTGAGAAGAACAAAGGGGACTTCTGGGGGCTTCATGAAACCCGGCCATACATCCGGATTTGTAAAAGCTACGCCGAATCCTGCTGGTTTGGCGGAGATGCCAAAGAAGCAGCACAAATCCTGGAGCATATTCTGGAGCTGAATACGGAAGATAATACCGGAGCGCGCTACCTGCTCGCTGCTGTGTACCTGTACAGCAACCAATTGAAGCGGGCAGAGCAGGTGCTGGAGAAGTATGGCAAGGATGACGCCGCAGCAGCCTTTGCCTATGACCGGATCATTCTGGAGTATAAGAAGAACGGAATTACCTCCCAGCTCAAAATGCTGTACCGCGTGGCCCGGGGTGTGAACAAGCATGTGCCCGATTACCTGCTGGGTGTGAAGCGGCTGCCGCATAACCTTCCTGATTTTGTCGGAATGGGCGATTCCAACGAAGCGATTGAATATGTTATTATGCACTCCCGTCTATGGGCGAGCGTGCCGGATCTGCTGAAGTGGATGCTAAAACAATAG
- a CDS encoding hybrid sensor histidine kinase/response regulator transcription factor: protein MNLFETVKQWFWYDWIMFIFRLILSISLMFTTVQLHTQISLPLWALIFWQIFAFSVPWLCLQLNYKYYLLTEMIFSGGLCLYLTSLFPEAYLAFITYAFLIAVNSARQSYRWTGPVTILLLPVLINVLSHQSNYLVMMLQIGLAYAIGFAFHLLVVNHRQSEIIREQNTVLKQYFPQIERITLAEERDRLSKDLHDTIGHSYTSIIMGLETLRPELSTEDVKQKVSSLLNLARKSLQEVRGYLHQIDSQQETLPMLQSLQQLVEDFQSQAKVNVHFRTFGEEYPLSKLAKMAFYRCLQESLTNAVRHGESTEITATLKFEQRQARLEIQDNGKGMEKWQDGFGLNAMKERAMNLQGQVSVYSEPGEGTLVTCTLPRQAELPDEVIRLLIVDDQPFIRESLRTILEGHKDLKVAGLSEDGLQAIEKCEQNQPQVVLMDLDMPNMDGIAASKIIKQKWPHIRILVLTTFQDTEQALEVLRSGADGYLLKSIEPRELAETIRHVYRGGTLIDQEMSHKLFEKLEADKHGTGVLKPKTIENFDLTSREIEILQLVCKGLRYKTIASKLYLSDGTVRNYASAVYMKLGVRNREEAVQKAMEAGFLEAGPGTS from the coding sequence ATGAACTTGTTTGAAACGGTAAAACAGTGGTTCTGGTATGACTGGATCATGTTCATATTTCGGCTTATTCTTAGTATTTCTCTCATGTTCACAACCGTACAACTGCATACCCAGATATCCCTGCCGCTTTGGGCTTTGATTTTTTGGCAGATTTTCGCTTTTTCCGTTCCCTGGCTTTGTTTGCAGCTCAACTATAAGTATTATCTGCTTACAGAAATGATTTTTTCGGGCGGACTATGCCTGTATTTAACATCTTTGTTTCCTGAAGCTTATCTCGCGTTTATAACCTATGCTTTCCTGATTGCGGTGAATAGCGCCCGTCAATCCTATCGTTGGACAGGGCCCGTAACAATCCTGCTCCTGCCGGTTTTGATAAATGTGTTATCTCACCAGAGCAATTATTTGGTCATGATGCTCCAAATCGGACTCGCTTATGCCATCGGGTTTGCCTTTCATTTGCTGGTGGTCAATCATCGGCAGAGTGAAATTATCCGGGAACAGAATACGGTCTTAAAACAGTATTTTCCCCAAATTGAACGCATCACGCTAGCTGAAGAACGGGACCGGCTCTCCAAGGATCTCCACGATACCATTGGACATTCCTATACTTCTATCATCATGGGATTAGAAACATTGCGTCCTGAGCTTTCTACAGAGGACGTGAAACAGAAGGTCAGCTCTTTATTGAATCTAGCCCGAAAAAGTTTACAAGAAGTCAGAGGATACCTGCATCAAATCGATTCCCAGCAGGAGACACTGCCGATGCTGCAATCGTTGCAGCAATTAGTAGAAGATTTTCAATCCCAAGCAAAGGTAAACGTTCACTTCCGGACCTTTGGAGAGGAATACCCGCTATCCAAGCTGGCCAAGATGGCATTCTATCGTTGCTTGCAGGAATCGTTGACTAACGCCGTCCGGCATGGAGAGTCTACGGAAATTACTGCTACGCTGAAATTTGAGCAGCGGCAAGCCAGACTGGAAATACAGGACAACGGGAAAGGAATGGAGAAATGGCAGGATGGCTTTGGCTTGAACGCGATGAAAGAGCGCGCCATGAATCTGCAAGGACAAGTGTCTGTTTATTCCGAGCCCGGGGAAGGAACGCTCGTGACCTGCACCTTGCCAAGACAAGCAGAATTACCGGATGAGGTTATTCGCCTGCTGATCGTGGATGACCAACCCTTCATCCGGGAAAGCCTGCGGACCATTCTGGAGGGGCACAAGGATCTGAAAGTGGCCGGATTGTCTGAGGATGGCTTACAAGCCATTGAGAAATGTGAGCAGAATCAGCCCCAGGTGGTACTCATGGATTTGGACATGCCCAATATGGATGGAATTGCAGCATCCAAAATCATTAAACAAAAATGGCCGCACATTCGAATTCTGGTTCTAACCACGTTTCAGGACACTGAACAGGCCCTTGAAGTTCTGCGAAGCGGGGCAGACGGCTACTTATTGAAATCTATTGAACCGCGTGAGCTTGCTGAAACTATTCGTCATGTCTATCGCGGGGGCACACTGATTGATCAGGAGATGTCGCATAAATTGTTTGAGAAGCTCGAAGCGGACAAGCATGGAACCGGAGTGTTGAAGCCAAAAACAATAGAGAACTTCGACCTGACTTCAAGGGAAATAGAAATATTGCAGCTTGTTTGCAAAGGTCTGCGTTATAAAACCATCGCCTCCAAATTATATTTATCAGATGGCACCGTGAGGAATTATGCCTCCGCAGTCTATATGAAATTGGGTGTCCGTAACCGGGAAGAAGCTGTACAGAAGGCAATGGAAGCCGGATTCCTCGAAGCCGGGCCCGGAACCTCCTGA
- a CDS encoding sensor domain-containing protein, which yields MNKTIRCFFQNGYFLLLTFATGLFYFCFYLVTLTLGIGLSFTVAGIPLLTQVLRTTLTFVQYERIQTKIYTDITTQPYEWRISTEQPLWAQAKEELTDRRNWVAICWLMLKFGIGFLCLPSVALLCVTPLLLMLTPLFFHIFDIRLFGIQIDTFMKSLLIMAMGVIFAFISSRLLNALVRLIGGYTRQMTKRLNR from the coding sequence ATGAATAAAACGATCCGCTGCTTTTTCCAAAATGGGTACTTCTTATTGCTCACTTTTGCTACAGGATTATTTTACTTTTGCTTTTACCTGGTTACTCTGACATTAGGCATAGGCCTTTCTTTTACAGTCGCAGGCATTCCCCTGCTCACACAAGTATTGCGAACCACGCTAACCTTTGTGCAATACGAACGTATCCAAACGAAGATCTACACCGATATCACCACTCAGCCTTACGAATGGAGGATAAGCACAGAGCAACCTTTATGGGCGCAAGCTAAAGAGGAGCTTACGGATAGACGTAACTGGGTCGCGATCTGTTGGTTGATGTTGAAGTTTGGGATTGGTTTTCTGTGTCTCCCAAGTGTTGCTTTGCTCTGCGTGACGCCTCTTTTGTTAATGCTAACTCCGCTGTTCTTTCACATCTTTGATATCCGCCTTTTTGGGATACAGATAGATACCTTCATGAAATCACTTTTAATTATGGCTATGGGGGTTATTTTTGCTTTTATAAGTTCTAGGCTATTAAATGCCTTGGTTCGTCTAATAGGCGGTTACACGCGTCAAATGACAAAAAGGTTAAACCGGTAG